One genomic window of Camelina sativa cultivar DH55 chromosome 5, Cs, whole genome shotgun sequence includes the following:
- the LOC104785022 gene encoding histidine protein methyltransferase 1 homolog isoform X2, producing MRAPSLLAQCLPGLLPQDRGGVSALSEKEKDLQLPTPAVEIIPSKTAAHHRYSGENLDVLGLQVFKGKVSVADMIGLSGSETASLKNEGSLKSWESSIVLVNVLKNEIRDGQLSFRGKRVLELGCNYGVPGIFACLKGASSVHFQDLSAETIRCTTIPNVLANLEQARDRQSRQPESPLTPSRQAVSASVRFYAGEWEELSTVLSIIRTDVLEPAIPALNLSFSEEDFMDGCSSQDGSITGQPDLSSRQSRKLSGSRAWERANETDQGGECGYDVILMTEIPYSVTSLKKLYSLIKK from the exons ATGCGTGCACCATCTTTGCTTGCACAATGCTTGCCCGGTTTGCTGCCTCAAGACCGAGGTGGTGTGTCTGCTTtatcagagaaagaaaaggatttGCAGCTTCCAACACCAGCTGTTGAGATCATACCTTCTAAG acAGCAGCTCATCACAGGTATTCAGGAGAGAATCTAGATGTGCTCGGTTTACAAGTTTTTAAG GGAAAAGTAAGTGTTGCGGATATGATCGGGCTCTCTGGTTCAGAAACTGCTTCTCTAAAAAATGAAG GCTCTCTGAAAAGTTGGGAAAGCTCTATTGTTCTTGTTAATGTCCTTAAAAACGAAATCCGCGATGGACAGCTTAGTTTCAGGGGCAAAAGGGTCCTTGAG CTAGGTTGCAATTACGGAGTTCCTGGGATATTTGCCTGCTTGAAA GGTGCTTCCTCAGTCCACTTTCAAGACCTCAGCGCAGAAACAATAAGATGCACAACCATCCCAAACGTTCTTGCAAACCTCGAGCAAGCTCGAGACAGGCAAAGTCGTCAGCCAGAGAGCCCACTCACACCATCAAGACAAGCCGTCTCTGCATCAGTCCGTTTCTATGcaggagaatgggaagagctCTCGACCGTTCTATCCATCATTAGAACAGATGTCCTTGAACCAGCTATCCCTGCATTGAACTTGAGCTTTTCAGAGGAAGATTTCATGGATGGATGTAGTAGTCAAGACGGGAGCATTACAGGACAGCCAGATCTCTCTTCGAGGCAATCGAGGAAGCTCTCGGGAAGCAGAGCGTGGGAAAGAGCCAACGAGACTGATCAAGGAGGAGAATGTGGATATGATGTTATACTAATGACCGAAATCCCTTACTCGGTTACTTCTCTGAAGAAACTATACTCTCTCATAAAGAAg TGA
- the LOC104785022 gene encoding histidine protein methyltransferase 1 homolog isoform X1 — MRAPSLLAQCLPGLLPQDRGGVSALSEKEKDLQLPTPAVEIIPSKTAAHHRYSGENLDVLGLQVFKGKVSVADMIGLSGSETASLKNEGSLKSWESSIVLVNVLKNEIRDGQLSFRGKRVLELGCNYGVPGIFACLKGASSVHFQDLSAETIRCTTIPNVLANLEQARDRQSRQPESPLTPSRQAVSASVRFYAGEWEELSTVLSIIRTDVLEPAIPALNLSFSEEDFMDGCSSQDGSITGQPDLSSRQSRKLSGSRAWERANETDQGGECGYDVILMTEIPYSVTSLKKLYSLIKKCLRPPYGVMYLAAKKQYVGFSSGTRHLRNLVDEETILGAHLVKETTDRDIWKFFLK; from the exons ATGCGTGCACCATCTTTGCTTGCACAATGCTTGCCCGGTTTGCTGCCTCAAGACCGAGGTGGTGTGTCTGCTTtatcagagaaagaaaaggatttGCAGCTTCCAACACCAGCTGTTGAGATCATACCTTCTAAG acAGCAGCTCATCACAGGTATTCAGGAGAGAATCTAGATGTGCTCGGTTTACAAGTTTTTAAG GGAAAAGTAAGTGTTGCGGATATGATCGGGCTCTCTGGTTCAGAAACTGCTTCTCTAAAAAATGAAG GCTCTCTGAAAAGTTGGGAAAGCTCTATTGTTCTTGTTAATGTCCTTAAAAACGAAATCCGCGATGGACAGCTTAGTTTCAGGGGCAAAAGGGTCCTTGAG CTAGGTTGCAATTACGGAGTTCCTGGGATATTTGCCTGCTTGAAA GGTGCTTCCTCAGTCCACTTTCAAGACCTCAGCGCAGAAACAATAAGATGCACAACCATCCCAAACGTTCTTGCAAACCTCGAGCAAGCTCGAGACAGGCAAAGTCGTCAGCCAGAGAGCCCACTCACACCATCAAGACAAGCCGTCTCTGCATCAGTCCGTTTCTATGcaggagaatgggaagagctCTCGACCGTTCTATCCATCATTAGAACAGATGTCCTTGAACCAGCTATCCCTGCATTGAACTTGAGCTTTTCAGAGGAAGATTTCATGGATGGATGTAGTAGTCAAGACGGGAGCATTACAGGACAGCCAGATCTCTCTTCGAGGCAATCGAGGAAGCTCTCGGGAAGCAGAGCGTGGGAAAGAGCCAACGAGACTGATCAAGGAGGAGAATGTGGATATGATGTTATACTAATGACCGAAATCCCTTACTCGGTTACTTCTCTGAAGAAACTATACTCTCTCATAAAGAAg TGCCTGAGACCGCCATACGGTGTAATGTATTTGGCAGCGAAGAAACAGTACGTAGGATTCAGCAGTGGAACGAGACATTTGAGGAACTTGGTCGATGAAGAAACGATCTTAGGAGCTCATTTGGTTAAGGAAACTACAGACAGAGATATCTGGAAGTTCTTCCTCAAGTAG
- the LOC104785023 gene encoding uncharacterized protein LOC104785023 produces MNGTHRHHLLQLVLSCRKITAQVTQPGSSTIVAMASSSEQEFLARSRANLYRFPHSNNFWDSKTASRVGEKLGLRLRELGVDAVSINADEEISRPIHHRKRVLPLFDSVRRTGIRVDGTEQLNDIGVPVIVIPRN; encoded by the coding sequence ATGAATGGGACTCACCGTCACCATCTTCTTCAACTAGTCTTATCATGCCGTAAAATCACAGCGCAAGTGACTCAACCAGGATCTTCAACGATCGTAGCCATGGCTTCATCCTCCGAACAAGAGTTCCTAGCCAGAAGCCGTGCTAATCTCTACCGTTTCCCTCATTCCAACAATTTCTGGGACTCAAAGACCGCTTCACGCGTCGGCGAGAAGCTTGGCCTTCGTTTAAGAGAGCTTGGTGTCGACGCTGTCTCCATTAATGCAGACGAAGAGATCTCTCGACCTATTCATCATCGTAAGAGGGTTCTTCCGTTATTTGATTCCGTTCGTCGTACCGGTATCAGAGTCGACGGAACTGAGCAATTGAATGATATTGGTGTCCCGGTTATTGTTATTCCCAGAAATTAG